The following proteins are co-located in the Halarcobacter sp. genome:
- a CDS encoding CinA family protein, whose product MEKSTYITTEELIQFQNILRKSKKTITTAESCTGGLIASLITQLSGSSDIFNGAVVTYSNEIKTQELEVKKSTLEKYGAVSKEVVEEMLIGVLKKFDADFAIAVSGIAGPTGGTKNKPVGTVVIGISSKNNDKIVEVCHFEGSRIEVQNQAAKYSLKKLFKFFQKTLDKKK is encoded by the coding sequence ATGGAAAAATCAACATATATTACAACGGAAGAATTGATTCAATTTCAAAACATTCTTAGAAAATCGAAAAAAACAATTACAACTGCTGAAAGTTGCACAGGTGGATTAATAGCTTCATTAATCACTCAATTATCTGGCTCATCAGATATTTTTAATGGTGCAGTAGTAACCTATTCTAATGAAATAAAAACACAAGAATTAGAAGTTAAAAAATCAACCTTAGAAAAATATGGTGCTGTTAGTAAAGAAGTTGTTGAAGAGATGCTTATAGGTGTTTTAAAAAAATTTGATGCAGATTTTGCAATTGCAGTAAGTGGGATTGCTGGACCAACTGGAGGAACAAAAAATAAACCTGTTGGTACAGTTGTTATAGGTATATCAAGTAAAAATAACGATAAAATCGTGGAGGTTTGCCATTTTGAGGGTAGCAGAATTGAAGTTCAAAATCAAGCTGCAAAATACTCTTTGAAAAAACTTTTTAAATTTTTTCAAAAAACCCTTGACAAAAAAAAATAA
- a CDS encoding FAD-dependent oxidoreductase yields the protein MNTKHYDVVIVGGGISGAALFYEIARYTDAKSVCMLEKYEDLATLNSKGTSNSQTIHVGDIETNYTLEKAKITKRTAKMIEKFNLMRGLQDKIMFAHQKMALGVGEKEVDFIKNRYEEFKELFPYLELWDKEKLRELEPKLVYADKEQTQDRPEPILAMGTQSEYTTVDFGAMTKELAKAAQEEEKTTDIFFNAEVDEIEKVGDKYKLTTTSGSVFTANFVVVNAGAHSLYLAHKMGHGKHMGSLSMAGSFYITNGEYLNGKVYMVQNPKLPFAALHGDPDILCDGKTRFGPTALALLVLERYKGGKSFFQCLKTMNFDGNILKIFWDLLKDSDIRNYVFKNFLFEVPGINKGLFVKDARKIVPSLSTEDIEYAKGFGGVRPQVLNKEQQKLMLGEASINPGDGIIFNMTPSPGATSCLGNAERDIKTVCEYLNLSFDEKRFKAELTDDE from the coding sequence ATGAATACAAAACATTATGATGTAGTAATTGTAGGTGGGGGTATTTCTGGTGCTGCACTTTTCTATGAGATAGCAAGATATACTGATGCAAAAAGCGTATGTATGTTAGAAAAATATGAAGACTTAGCTACTTTAAACTCTAAAGGAACTAGTAACTCTCAAACTATCCATGTTGGAGATATTGAAACTAACTATACATTAGAAAAAGCAAAAATCACAAAAAGAACTGCAAAAATGATTGAAAAGTTCAATCTTATGAGAGGATTACAAGATAAAATCATGTTTGCTCACCAAAAAATGGCTTTAGGTGTAGGTGAAAAAGAAGTAGATTTTATCAAAAACAGATATGAAGAGTTTAAAGAACTTTTCCCTTATTTAGAACTATGGGACAAAGAAAAACTTAGAGAACTTGAACCAAAACTAGTTTATGCAGATAAAGAACAAACTCAAGATAGACCTGAACCAATTTTAGCAATGGGAACACAAAGTGAATACACAACTGTAGATTTTGGAGCAATGACTAAAGAGCTTGCAAAAGCTGCACAAGAAGAAGAAAAAACAACTGATATTTTCTTTAATGCTGAAGTTGATGAGATTGAAAAAGTTGGAGATAAATATAAACTTACTACAACTAGTGGTTCAGTATTTACAGCAAACTTTGTTGTGGTTAATGCTGGTGCTCATTCACTTTATTTAGCACACAAAATGGGTCATGGTAAACATATGGGTTCTTTATCTATGGCAGGTTCATTTTATATTACAAATGGCGAATATTTAAATGGAAAAGTTTATATGGTACAAAATCCAAAACTTCCATTTGCAGCATTACATGGTGATCCTGATATTTTATGTGATGGGAAGACAAGATTTGGTCCAACAGCCTTAGCTTTACTTGTATTAGAAAGATATAAAGGTGGTAAATCATTTTTCCAATGTTTAAAAACTATGAATTTTGATGGTAATATCTTAAAAATATTCTGGGATTTATTAAAAGATTCAGATATTAGAAATTATGTATTTAAAAACTTCCTATTTGAAGTTCCAGGGATAAATAAAGGTCTTTTTGTAAAAGATGCTAGAAAAATTGTACCTTCATTAAGTACAGAAGATATTGAATATGCAAAAGGATTTGGTGGAGTAAGACCACAAGTTCTTAATAAAGAACAACAAAAATTAATGCTTGGAGAAGCTTCAATTAATCCAGGTGATGGAATTATCTTTAATATGACTCCTAGTCCAGGAGCTACATCATGTTTAGGTAATGCAGAAAGAGATATAAAAACTGTTTGTGAATATCTAAATTTATCTTTTGATGAAAAAAGATTTAAAGCTGAATTAACAGACGACGAATAA
- the ileS gene encoding isoleucine--tRNA ligase, whose translation MDYKESLLLPNTKFPMRGNLPQNEPKRYKLWDETKVYERMKTNRKDRESFTLHDGPPYANGHIHIGHALNKILKDIIVKYHYFNGKSVRYVPGWDCHGLPIEQKVEEKIGSTKKKELPKSKIRELCREHASRFIDIQRDEFKKLGVIGDWDKPYLTMDFKFEANIYRELCAIATKGLLVQRSKPVYWSWAAQTALAEAEVEYEDKTSPSIFVAFKHETLDASVIIWTTTPWTLPANTGIALNAEEEYVKTSDKFIVAKKLYNSLIEQEVIKGEVVDSIDPKTLENTNAINPLNGRTSKIVLGDHVEMESGTGAVHTAPGHGEDDYKIGLQYGLDVIMPVDAEGKYDETIVREKLFKDTDKYLGMHVFKANAMILEELGDALLKHVDIRHSYPHCWRTHKPIIFRATKQWFISIDDEYGNKNNTLRDNALNALEEIEFFPTWGKNRLKAMLEGRPDWCISRQRDWGVPIAFFRNKKTDEIIFDEKVLNYTAMIFEQKGCDAWYDLSIEELLYPGSGLNPEDLEKTMDILDVWFDSGSTQNAVLRSRNYDAGTFPADMYLEGSDQHRGWFQSSLLTTLASQEIAPYKALVTHGFTMDEKGEKMSKSKGNVVDPDKVMKQYGSEILRLWVAMSDYQNDQKISDNILKQNAELYRKIRNTARFLLANVSDLEEIVSVDKMGILDKWVLNRAKKTFDEIEAAFSIYEYSKGLNKLNNFLVVDLSGIYLDVCKDRLYCDDKNDIHRIASQSAMAIILRKLISTLACILTYTMDELLEFAPSFIKGEAKDIFDFEKVVLPEVESNLNEEILLSAKDKFSEAIDTLKKEKIIKSTLELEISTSCEDILALERVEMEDWFLVSSITTEEQSDVLATFEIDDIKFTVAKAKKAKCPRCWKFTSDSEEHLCSRCESVLN comes from the coding sequence ATGGATTACAAAGAGAGTTTACTACTACCAAACACAAAGTTTCCAATGAGGGGAAATCTTCCTCAGAACGAACCAAAAAGATATAAACTTTGGGATGAAACAAAAGTTTATGAAAGAATGAAAACTAATAGAAAAGACAGAGAGTCTTTTACTTTACATGATGGACCACCATATGCAAATGGGCATATTCATATTGGACACGCATTAAATAAAATATTGAAAGATATTATTGTTAAATACCATTATTTTAATGGGAAATCAGTGAGATATGTTCCAGGTTGGGATTGTCATGGTCTACCAATTGAACAAAAAGTTGAAGAAAAAATCGGAAGTACAAAGAAAAAAGAGCTTCCTAAATCAAAAATTAGAGAGTTATGTAGAGAACATGCTTCAAGATTTATTGATATTCAAAGAGACGAGTTTAAAAAACTTGGAGTTATAGGTGATTGGGATAAACCATATTTAACTATGGATTTCAAATTTGAAGCTAATATTTATAGAGAACTTTGCGCAATTGCAACTAAAGGTTTATTAGTACAAAGATCTAAACCAGTATACTGGTCATGGGCAGCACAAACTGCACTTGCTGAAGCTGAAGTTGAGTATGAAGATAAAACTTCACCATCAATTTTTGTTGCATTTAAACATGAAACTTTAGATGCAAGTGTAATAATCTGGACAACAACTCCTTGGACACTACCTGCAAATACAGGAATTGCTTTAAATGCTGAAGAGGAATATGTAAAAACTAGTGACAAGTTTATCGTTGCCAAAAAACTTTACAACTCTTTAATTGAACAAGAGGTAATTAAAGGTGAAGTTGTAGATTCAATTGACCCTAAAACTTTAGAAAATACAAATGCAATCAATCCATTAAATGGCAGAACATCAAAAATTGTTCTTGGTGATCACGTTGAGATGGAATCAGGTACAGGTGCAGTTCATACAGCTCCAGGACACGGTGAGGATGACTACAAAATAGGACTTCAATATGGTCTTGATGTTATTATGCCAGTTGATGCAGAGGGTAAATATGATGAAACAATAGTTAGAGAAAAACTATTTAAAGATACAGATAAATATCTTGGGATGCATGTATTTAAAGCAAATGCTATGATTTTAGAAGAGTTAGGTGATGCTTTATTAAAACATGTTGATATCAGACACTCTTATCCACACTGTTGGAGAACTCATAAACCTATTATTTTTAGAGCTACAAAACAATGGTTTATCTCAATTGATGATGAATATGGAAATAAAAATAATACTTTAAGAGATAATGCTTTAAATGCATTAGAAGAGATTGAATTTTTTCCAACATGGGGTAAAAATAGATTAAAAGCTATGTTAGAAGGACGTCCAGATTGGTGTATCTCTAGACAAAGAGACTGGGGTGTTCCAATTGCATTCTTTAGAAATAAAAAAACTGATGAAATCATTTTTGATGAAAAAGTTTTAAATTATACAGCTATGATTTTTGAACAAAAAGGTTGTGATGCTTGGTATGACTTATCAATTGAAGAGTTATTATATCCAGGTAGCGGATTAAATCCTGAAGATTTAGAAAAAACTATGGATATCTTAGATGTATGGTTTGATTCAGGTTCAACACAAAATGCAGTTTTAAGAAGTAGAAACTATGATGCAGGAACATTTCCTGCTGATATGTATTTAGAAGGAAGTGATCAACATAGAGGTTGGTTCCAGTCTTCTTTATTAACAACTTTAGCTTCACAAGAGATTGCTCCATACAAAGCCTTAGTTACACATGGATTCACTATGGATGAAAAAGGTGAAAAAATGTCTAAGTCTAAAGGAAATGTTGTAGACCCTGATAAGGTTATGAAACAGTATGGTTCTGAGATCCTTAGACTTTGGGTTGCAATGAGTGATTATCAAAATGATCAAAAAATATCTGATAATATCTTAAAACAAAATGCAGAGTTATACAGAAAAATAAGAAATACAGCAAGATTTTTACTTGCTAATGTTAGTGACTTAGAAGAGATTGTTTCAGTTGATAAAATGGGGATTTTAGATAAATGGGTTTTAAACAGAGCTAAGAAAACATTTGATGAGATTGAAGCAGCATTTTCTATTTATGAATATTCTAAAGGATTAAATAAATTAAACAACTTCTTAGTAGTTGATCTTTCAGGTATCTATTTAGATGTGTGTAAAGATAGATTATATTGTGATGATAAAAACGATATTCATAGAATTGCATCTCAAAGTGCAATGGCTATAATCTTGAGAAAACTTATCTCAACATTGGCTTGTATATTAACTTATACTATGGATGAATTACTTGAGTTCGCACCTTCATTTATTAAAGGTGAGGCTAAAGATATTTTTGATTTTGAAAAAGTTGTTTTACCTGAAGTTGAAAGTAATCTTAATGAAGAGATTTTATTATCTGCTAAAGATAAATTTAGTGAAGCTATCGATACACTTAAAAAAGAAAAAATTATTAAATCAACTTTAGAGCTAGAAATCTCTACAAGTTGTGAAGATATTTTAGCTTTAGAAAGAGTTGAAATGGAAGATTGGTTCTTAGTTAGTTCAATTACAACTGAAGAGCAATCTGATGTTTTAGCAACATTTGAAATTGATGATATTAAATTTACAGTTGCTAAAGCAAAAAAAGCGAAGTGTCCAAGATGTTGGAAATTTACTTCAGATAGTGAAGAACATCTGTGTAGTAGATGTGAAAGTGTTTTAAACTAA
- a CDS encoding NifU family protein → MMPFTDEDLRPPVESIIKNKIAPMLAKDGGAIELLDIKDGRVFVQLQGACVGCSASGSTLKFIVEKELKAAIHPELEIVNVPQGMENNLQEL, encoded by the coding sequence ATGATGCCATTTACTGATGAAGATTTAAGGCCACCAGTTGAATCTATAATAAAAAATAAAATTGCACCTATGTTGGCAAAAGATGGTGGAGCAATAGAACTACTTGATATAAAAGATGGGCGAGTATTTGTTCAACTTCAAGGTGCTTGTGTTGGATGTAGTGCAAGTGGAAGTACACTTAAATTTATTGTTGAGAAAGAATTAAAAGCTGCAATACATCCAGAATTGGAAATTGTAAACGTACCTCAAGGTATGGAAAATAACTTACAGGAGCTTTAA
- a CDS encoding UDP-N-acetylmuramoyl-L-alanyl-D-glutamate--2,6-diaminopimelate ligase: MQLIINNKVYTDNSKEANENSYFVISKQNEKFVEDAKKNGCKEFIEAKDLKKHLDMSKIKVVGITGTNGKTTTAAAIYSMLLDLGYKVALQGTRGFFINDEKIEDYTLTTPVQLANFAHIQKALENGCQYFIMEVSSHAIEQKRIEGLDFELKVLTNITRDHLDYHKTIEEYIKVKNSFFDDESKKLVNKDDKNAKFNTKNALTYGLENPSTYNVSAYSFKNGTNVMFTKIDKVYSYTSSLMGIFNIYNIMAAVASVDMITDNSLEQICEVTENFAGVSGRMEIISSDPLVIVDFAHTPDGMKEVYESFNHYDIITVFGAGGDRDKDKRPLMGKIASDYAKTIIVTSDNPRFEDPDMIIEDICVGIKNKENLFVEINRKEAIKLAIEIGKKNPSSVVLILGKGDEPYQIIYDKKMPLVDKDEVLKHI, from the coding sequence TTGCAACTAATCATAAATAATAAAGTTTATACTGATAATTCAAAAGAAGCGAATGAAAACTCATATTTTGTTATCTCAAAACAAAATGAAAAATTTGTTGAAGATGCTAAAAAAAATGGATGTAAAGAGTTCATTGAAGCTAAAGATTTAAAAAAACATCTTGATATGTCGAAAATAAAAGTTGTTGGTATTACAGGAACAAATGGTAAAACTACAACTGCAGCAGCTATATATTCTATGCTTTTAGATTTAGGATATAAAGTTGCTTTACAAGGTACAAGAGGTTTTTTTATAAATGATGAAAAAATTGAAGATTATACATTAACAACTCCTGTACAACTTGCAAATTTTGCACATATACAAAAAGCACTTGAAAATGGTTGTCAATATTTTATTATGGAAGTAAGTTCCCATGCAATTGAGCAAAAAAGGATTGAGGGCTTAGATTTTGAACTAAAAGTTCTTACAAATATTACAAGAGATCATTTAGATTATCACAAAACTATAGAAGAGTATATAAAAGTTAAAAACTCATTTTTTGATGATGAGAGTAAAAAGCTTGTAAATAAAGATGATAAAAATGCTAAATTTAATACTAAAAATGCTTTAACTTATGGTTTAGAAAATCCATCAACTTATAATGTATCTGCATATTCATTTAAAAATGGTACAAATGTTATGTTTACTAAAATAGACAAAGTATATTCATATACATCTAGTTTGATGGGTATATTTAATATTTATAATATAATGGCAGCAGTTGCTAGTGTTGATATGATTACTGATAACTCTTTAGAGCAGATTTGTGAAGTTACAGAGAATTTTGCAGGAGTTAGTGGGAGAATGGAGATAATCTCTAGTGATCCTTTAGTAATTGTAGATTTTGCCCATACCCCAGATGGGATGAAAGAGGTTTATGAAAGTTTCAATCACTATGATATTATTACAGTATTTGGAGCAGGTGGAGATAGGGATAAAGATAAAAGACCTCTTATGGGGAAAATAGCTTCTGATTATGCAAAAACTATAATAGTAACTTCAGATAATCCAAGATTTGAAGACCCTGATATGATTATTGAAGATATTTGTGTGGGGATAAAAAACAAAGAAAATCTTTTTGTTGAAATAAATAGAAAAGAAGCAATAAAACTTGCTATTGAAATTGGTAAAAAAAATCCAAGTAGCGTTGTTTTAATTTTAGGAAAAGGTGATGAACCTTATCAAATTATTTATGATAAAAAAATGCCTTTAGTGGATAAAGATGAGGTGTTGAAGCATATCTAA
- a CDS encoding VWA domain-containing protein, with the protein MFDYLLSIKFEYPYLLLLILLFIFCSIFCKAKIPTYIIPHLNIFSQSKHKSMILTSILKYLVIIGSVIALSSPYKQLNTQLIKNDGIDIVLSLDTSGSMKEKGLNRNNESEERFDVVKSIVKDFIPKRVNDNIAIVVFGTSVMMATPLSFDKEAQKEIVDYLEVGIVGDKTAMLDSLASSVNILKDSKAKSKIVILLSDGEDNASNIPLEIILKLLKKYSIKVYTVGIGNSNKIMLNKISNETNGKSYTAYSKDDLNEIYKRIDLLEKSKIENNKITLKVYLFFYPLFLAIISLIIYIYLKNKE; encoded by the coding sequence ATGTTTGATTATTTATTAAGTATAAAATTTGAATACCCATATCTACTTTTATTAATATTGCTTTTTATTTTTTGCTCAATATTTTGTAAAGCAAAAATTCCAACATATATTATTCCCCACTTAAATATTTTTTCACAAAGCAAACATAAATCTATGATTTTAACTTCAATCCTAAAATATCTAGTAATAATTGGTTCAGTAATTGCTTTGTCATCTCCATATAAACAATTAAACACTCAATTAATAAAAAATGATGGAATAGATATTGTTCTTAGCCTTGATACTAGTGGTTCTATGAAAGAAAAAGGATTAAATAGAAACAATGAAAGTGAAGAAAGATTTGATGTAGTAAAAAGTATTGTAAAAGATTTTATTCCTAAAAGAGTAAATGATAATATTGCTATTGTAGTTTTTGGAACATCAGTTATGATGGCAACTCCACTTAGTTTTGATAAAGAAGCACAAAAAGAGATTGTTGATTATTTAGAAGTTGGAATAGTTGGAGATAAAACTGCTATGTTAGATTCTTTAGCTTCATCTGTAAATATTCTAAAAGATTCTAAAGCAAAATCTAAAATAGTAATCTTACTTAGTGATGGGGAAGATAATGCTAGTAATATCCCTCTTGAAATCATATTAAAACTTTTAAAGAAATATTCTATAAAAGTATATACAGTGGGGATCGGAAACTCAAATAAGATTATGTTAAATAAGATTTCAAATGAAACAAATGGAAAATCTTATACCGCATATTCAAAAGATGATTTAAATGAGATTTATAAAAGAATAGATTTACTAGAAAAAAGTAAAATAGAAAACAATAAAATCACTCTAAAAGTGTATTTATTTTTCTATCCACTCTTTTTAGCTATCATTTCATTAATAATCTATATTTATTTAAAAAATAAAGAATAA
- a CDS encoding DUF58 domain-containing protein → MNKTLKKIIIKTRRNIFSEIIGNNSSLLKGEGYDFLELKEYEYGEDVKKIDWLISAKFKKPFVKVFHAQKELNINIVPILNGSIYFGSKRFKQELVTEICSILGYSCIKQGDPFSSFIANESLELCTKKSKRNFAVTMMSEKIFNYDCIGKSVNLKNLSNELFKKIRKKSIIFLVGDFFDIENLDFKLLSRKHEIIAIMVRDRFEEDPFELGNVNLVDPATNQTFDGNIDKSMIREYQKRVKANDHKLYEHFQKCGIKFTKIYTEEEPLPKLLRLMK, encoded by the coding sequence ATGAATAAAACTTTAAAAAAAATCATAATCAAAACCAGAAGAAATATATTTTCAGAAATCATAGGAAATAATTCATCTTTATTAAAAGGTGAAGGGTATGATTTTTTAGAGCTAAAAGAGTATGAATATGGAGAAGATGTTAAAAAAATAGATTGGCTAATCTCTGCTAAATTTAAAAAACCTTTTGTAAAAGTGTTTCATGCTCAAAAAGAATTAAATATAAATATTGTACCCATATTAAATGGTTCAATATATTTTGGTTCAAAAAGATTTAAACAAGAATTAGTAACTGAAATTTGTTCTATACTTGGTTACTCTTGTATAAAACAAGGAGATCCTTTCTCATCTTTTATAGCAAATGAATCTTTGGAACTTTGTACGAAAAAATCTAAAAGAAATTTTGCTGTTACAATGATGAGTGAAAAAATATTTAATTATGATTGTATAGGTAAAAGTGTAAATCTAAAAAATTTAAGTAATGAATTATTTAAAAAAATTAGAAAAAAATCAATTATTTTTCTTGTTGGTGATTTTTTTGATATAGAGAATCTCGATTTTAAACTTCTTAGTAGAAAACATGAGATTATTGCAATTATGGTTAGGGATAGATTTGAAGAGGATCCCTTTGAATTAGGAAATGTAAACCTTGTAGATCCAGCTACTAATCAAACATTTGATGGAAATATAGATAAATCAATGATAAGAGAGTATCAAAAAAGAGTAAAAGCAAATGACCATAAACTCTATGAGCATTTTCAAAAATGTGGGATTAAATTTACTAAGATATATACAGAGGAAGAACCTCTTCCAAAACTATTAAGGTTGATGAAATAA